Below is a window of Pseudomonadota bacterium DNA.
CGTTCGACTTGCATGTGTTAAGCCTGCCGCCAGCGTTCGTTCTGAGCCAGAATCAAACTCTCATGTTTTGATTCGTGATCTTGGATGAATCCAAGATCGAAATTGAATAGACTCACACAAACCATACCAATTCAAACTTGCCATAAAGGACTTACTGTTTGAGTTGATACTTATCTTGCGTTCGGTGTGACGACGAATCGTCACACTAAATTACTTGCATGATTCGCAGGTATGGTTTGTGGAAAATTTCTACCACACACCCACCTGCGCTTAAACGCTCTTCACAGTATCATACATCAGAATGTTTCGTGCCGCGATGTTCTAGCGGTGATCCCATTCGCCTCCTTGGAGGCCCTTCCGAAGTGCTTGTCTGCACCGCGTCGGGATGGCGGGTATAGGCATCATGGCCCGACTAGTCAACAACTAAAAATAAAAAACTTCACTTTTTTTTGCAGTCTCCAATTTTTTGAGGAAAACTGCGGGTGAGCGGTATATAAAAAACTGCTACTGCCTGGCTTTGAAGCTGTTCAGGAAGAACAGCATGCACGCGTTATCAGCATAGGTCTTGTTATAGACGGCTGCGACGGTGGTTCCTGAGACGCAATTGGGCATCGATGCGTAGGGCTTATAGCTGCGGATGCTGCCAAGCGCGGGCATTTCATCATCCACTTTGCTGTCGATCCCCCATGCTTCGGATGGCGTGATGGCTGTGCCATTGGGATAAGAGTCCGTCACCGCGCGGCCAAAAAACAGGGTGTTGTTATAGTCGCCATCAAAGTTGGTGGTGGTGGATGGCGTGGTGGCATCGATGATACCATAGCTGCCGACATGGAAGCCGGCATTGGTAATGGTGCTGCTCGGGGCGTTGGCCGTTGCGCCTGTAAACAGGGAGTGTTGCGCGCTGTTGGGGCCAGGGATGCCGCTGAAGCGGCCGGTGATGAGGCCCGCGGCAGAGAGTTGCTGCCAGGCGCGGAACACTTCAACGATGGTGCCGCTTTCGCTGATGAAGCCGTCGCCGTCACCATTACAGGTCAGTGCGCCGACGCTGGCGGTGGTGTTGGGGGTGGTGCAATCCGTGTTTACGCCGCCACCGCCGGCGTTGCCCCAAATGCGCTGCGCATCACGCATATCGCCGGGCAAGGCACCATATTTATCGCGAAAATTTTGGATGCCGACGGCATAGGTCATGGCATCGGTGACGATTCCGCGTACTTCCGAGGCGCGCACCATGGAGCGGCCAGCGGTAATACCGCCAACCAGCAAGCCAAGGATGACAAGCACAATGGATAACTCAACCAGTGAAAACCCATGACGGCTGGCGCGCATGCAATACCCCTGTGTGTTTCACAAAATCATGCGCGGTGTCGCCCATAATAGCAATACAAATCAGGTGGCTTGGGGGCGCTTATTTCAGCCCAAGCAGGGCGTAAAGTTCTTCCTTGGTGTTCGCTACGGTGTAGAACTGGCGGGTTTCCGGGCGGGCGAAGCCCTGGGCGATCATATGCTCCATCAGGGTGATCATATGGTCCCAATAACCATTGTGGTTATAGATAATCACCAGCTTCTCGTGGATTTTGATCTGGCGCCAGGTGATGACTTCGAACATCTCGTCCAGCGTGCCAAAGCCGCCGGGGAGCACGACGAATACATCCGCATGGTCGTACATGATCTGCTTACGCTCGTGCATGGAATCGACCATGATCATGTTGCTGAGCCCGCGATGCTCAACCTCAATGCGGCCCAGCGAGCGAGGGAAAACGCCGATTGCCTCGCCCTGTCCTTCAAGCACGCCGTTGGCAACCGCGCCCATCAGGCCGCAATCCCCGCCGCCATAGACCAGCTTTTTGCCGCCGGCGGCCATGTCGACGCCCAGCTGGCGCGCCATTTCCAAATGTTCTTTTGGCACCGCATTTTGCGCGCCACAGAAGACGCAAATTGCGTCGGTTTTATAGGTGATATCCTGCATAAATTATCCGTTTTGTTATTATTGTTAATGTCTTCCTTTTCAATCGAGTGGCGGCACCATAGAGATTTTATGAATGATTGCAAGTCACGCCGAATCTGGCTAATGCCAGAGGCATGACGGACTCTCCTCATTATCTCGGCCACCGCGCGCGCCTGCGGGAGCGCTTCCTCGGGCCCAGCGGCGACGCCCTGCCCGACTATGAGCTGCTGGAACTCATTCTTTTTTCCGCCCGTCCGCGTGGCGATGTGAAGCCACTGGCCAAGCAATTATTGAAGCAATTCGGCAGCTTCGCCAATGTCATGTATGCGGATGAAACCGCCTTACGCGCCACCGATGATGTGGGGGATGCGGTGATTGCCGCCCTCAAAACCATCCGCATCGCCACCCAGCGGATGATTAAATCAGAAATTGGCGACCAGCCAGTCATTCAATCATGGACGGCGCTGATGGACTATTGCAAGCTTGCGATGGGGAAGAACAAAATCGAGGAATTCCGGGTGCTTTTCCTCAATAATCGCCATGCGCTAATTGCTGACGAAGTGATGCAGCGCGGCACCATCAACCACACGCCGGTCTATCCGCGCGAGATTGTGAAACGGGCGCTGGAGCACTCGGCATCGGCCATTATCCTGCTGCACAACCACCCCAGCGGGGATGCGACGCCATCCAAGGCGGATATCGACATCACTAAGAAAATCATCGAGGCCGCGGCGACCGTGAACGTCACCGTCCACGACCATGTGATCGTGACCGAAAACGGCCATTATTCGTTCAAGAGCTTCGGGATTATTTAGAGCTCCGTCATTGCGAGCGTAAGCGAAGCAATCCAGCGCGCGCAAGCGCCAGCAAGAACTGGATTGCCGCGTCGCTTCGCTCCTCGCAATGACGATCTGTTATTTAGCCACGTTCCTCGTCTTGTGCAGCGAGTAGAACACACCTGCCGCCAGAATCGCCACCGTGACGGCCAGCGACACATCGGACGGCACCTTTTCCAGCCCGAACAGGCCCGGTACGATGACTTTGCCGCCGATGAAAATCAGCACCGCTGAGAGCGAGTATTTCAGGTAGGCGAAGCGATGCAGCATGGCCGCCAGCGCGAAATACAGCGCCCGCAGGCCGAGGATGGCGAACACGTTGCTGGTGTAGACGATGTATTCATCCGTCGTCACCGCGAAGATCGCAGGCACCGAATCGACCGCAAAAATCACATCGACAAATTCGACCACCAGCAGGCTGATGAACAGCGGCGTGGCGTAGCGCAGGCGCTTGCCCGTCGCCGTATCCACCTTGCGCACGAAGAAGCGGTTGCCGTGCAATTCTTCGGTCACCCGGAACTGGCGCTTGATGAATTTCAGCATGAAGTTGTTGGCAATATCGGGCTCTTCATCGCTGTCTTTCAGCATTTTGATGCCGGTGAAGACAAGGAACGCTGCGAACACATAGAGCACCCATTCAAACTGATGCACCAGCTCGGCGCCGATGCCAATCAGCAGCGCGCGCAGCAGGATGACCCCGATAATGCCCCAGAAAAGCACGCGGTACTGGTATTGCCGCGGGATCGCGAAATAGGAAAACACCAGCGAAATAACGAAGATATTATCCAGCGACAGGGTTTTTTCGATAATGAAGCCGGTGTAATAACTTTCCGCCGCTTGCGAGCCGAGTTCGTAATACACGAACACGCCAAACAGCAGCCCCATCGAGATGTAAAACGCGCTGAGCTTGAGGCTGCGCTTGACGCTTAGCTCCGTATCCTTGCGGTTGAGGATGCCAAGATCGAACGCCAGCAGCAGGATCACCACGGCGAGGAACGAGCCCCACATCCACAGCGGCTTGCTCATTATGCTTATATCCAGAAATTCCATCATGGTGGTCGCCTTTTATGGTTGGTGTTTCTTGTGTTTGGTGAGGAAATGCTCCTCGATATCGAGCGTGCTTTCATGCCCGATAGATTTTTTATTGGTCTTCAGCCATTCATCCATCTGGTTGCGGCCGACGGTGAACAGCAGCTGGAAGAAATCCCAATGTGCGTTCATTTTGCTGGATGCATTCATCTCGCGCAAATCCGGCGGCGGCATCACCCGGTGCATGCGCATATTGGCGTAATCATGCGAATCCAGTTTGCCCGAAGCGATGAGTTTGCGCACGAAATTGATCGCCCGCATTTCGGCAATCAGGCTTGAATTGAAGCTGATTTCGTTGACCCGATTAATGATATCGAGCGCATTTTTGGGCGTACCGCTGCGCTTGAGCGGGTTGATTTGCACCAGCAGCACATCCTCGCAGCCGGTCTTGTATATCAGCGGCCAGATGGCCGGATTGCCGACATAGCCGCCGTCCCAATAGGGCACTCCCTCAATCTCCACCGCCTGATACATGAACGGCAGGCAGGCCGAAGCGAGCAGCACATCGATAGTGATTTCCTTGCCGCGGAACACCCGCGCCTCGCCGGTTTCGACATTGGTCGCGGTGACAAAAAGCGGGATGCCGTTTTGCAGTGCCTTCACATCCAGCACCCGCTCCAGCACGTCGCGCAACGGGTTATAATTCAGCGGATTATATTCATACGGCGAAAACACACGCGTCATCATGTCCGCCGGGTTCAGCGCCGAAAGCCATGCAAAGCCGGGGATGGCGCTCAGCGTGTCGTCGCCCAACTGGCCGAAGGGCTGCATTAAGGTCGCCGCGGCGCTGATCTCATACCAGAACTCGTGCAGCTGGGCTTTGGCGCGGGCGCGACCGCCTTCGTGATAGCCGTCGGCCAGCACGGCGGCGTTCATCGCCCCGGCGCTGGTGCCGCTAATGCCACGGATTTCGAGGTCTTCTTCATCCAGCAAACGGTCGAGCACGCCCCAGGTGAACGCGCCATGCGCACCGCCACCCTGCAAGGCAAGGTTGATACCGCGCGTGGCGGTCGGTTTACGATGTGCGGCGGAGGTCGCCTTTTTCGCTGCCATTATTCAGCCGTCCACCCGCCATCGATCGAATGGGTGGTGCCGGTGATGTTGACCGCCGCATCCGAACACAGGAACACCGCCAGCGCGCCAATTTGCTCGGGCGTGGTGAAGCGGTTGTTGGA
It encodes the following:
- a CDS encoding patatin-like phospholipase family protein, which encodes MAAKKATSAAHRKPTATRGINLALQGGGAHGAFTWGVLDRLLDEEDLEIRGISGTSAGAMNAAVLADGYHEGGRARAKAQLHEFWYEISAAATLMQPFGQLGDDTLSAIPGFAWLSALNPADMMTRVFSPYEYNPLNYNPLRDVLERVLDVKALQNGIPLFVTATNVETGEARVFRGKEITIDVLLASACLPFMYQAVEIEGVPYWDGGYVGNPAIWPLIYKTGCEDVLLVQINPLKRSGTPKNALDIINRVNEISFNSSLIAEMRAINFVRKLIASGKLDSHDYANMRMHRVMPPPDLREMNASSKMNAHWDFFQLLFTVGRNQMDEWLKTNKKSIGHESTLDIEEHFLTKHKKHQP
- a CDS encoding TIGR00730 family Rossman fold protein, whose translation is MQDITYKTDAICVFCGAQNAVPKEHLEMARQLGVDMAAGGKKLVYGGGDCGLMGAVANGVLEGQGEAIGVFPRSLGRIEVEHRGLSNMIMVDSMHERKQIMYDHADVFVVLPGGFGTLDEMFEVITWRQIKIHEKLVIIYNHNGYWDHMITLMEHMIAQGFARPETRQFYTVANTKEELYALLGLK
- the radC gene encoding DNA repair protein RadC → MTDSPHYLGHRARLRERFLGPSGDALPDYELLELILFSARPRGDVKPLAKQLLKQFGSFANVMYADETALRATDDVGDAVIAALKTIRIATQRMIKSEIGDQPVIQSWTALMDYCKLAMGKNKIEEFRVLFLNNRHALIADEVMQRGTINHTPVYPREIVKRALEHSASAIILLHNHPSGDATPSKADIDITKKIIEAAATVNVTVHDHVIVTENGHYSFKSFGII
- a CDS encoding prepilin-type N-terminal cleavage/methylation domain-containing protein, coding for MRASRHGFSLVELSIVLVILGLLVGGITAGRSMVRASEVRGIVTDAMTYAVGIQNFRDKYGALPGDMRDAQRIWGNAGGGGVNTDCTTPNTTASVGALTCNGDGDGFISESGTIVEVFRAWQQLSAAGLITGRFSGIPGPNSAQHSLFTGATANAPSSTITNAGFHVGSYGIIDATTPSTTTNFDGDYNNTLFFGRAVTDSYPNGTAITPSEAWGIDSKVDDEMPALGSIRSYKPYASMPNCVSGTTVAAVYNKTYADNACMLFFLNSFKARQ
- a CDS encoding TerC family protein, with the translated sequence MEFLDISIMSKPLWMWGSFLAVVILLLAFDLGILNRKDTELSVKRSLKLSAFYISMGLLFGVFVYYELGSQAAESYYTGFIIEKTLSLDNIFVISLVFSYFAIPRQYQYRVLFWGIIGVILLRALLIGIGAELVHQFEWVLYVFAAFLVFTGIKMLKDSDEEPDIANNFMLKFIKRQFRVTEELHGNRFFVRKVDTATGKRLRYATPLFISLLVVEFVDVIFAVDSVPAIFAVTTDEYIVYTSNVFAILGLRALYFALAAMLHRFAYLKYSLSAVLIFIGGKVIVPGLFGLEKVPSDVSLAVTVAILAAGVFYSLHKTRNVAK